From a single Apium graveolens cultivar Ventura chromosome 2, ASM990537v1, whole genome shotgun sequence genomic region:
- the LOC141706668 gene encoding uncharacterized protein LOC141706668 encodes MVNKPWRIIPRPLLETILNNHANHHRVPQPLILHGPRGVGKTTLILERLMERWNEGVHVTGYVDLAESIESNHPKHGHSYPWASWSVCKPPGLSNVTSQLDSCLENMAYKGIELGTISSDQIYRTMSKWHNLNASVKEVLKGDLGGGRREVSGVRLWENAVRRLSVRGNVEERGGVLGVGEKSRSLRVEEGEYYREAVAALRLAKEVIKVQQKWRGNAVRELNEKGGFSRSLANSATDWPCLLLELLSAASEFDYFQPKLVINNIDVLKNAELVDNTMVRGSLYHDSLIWRIIALGANERILPVILLTSDSYYSYRAFMDFGFPDIFISRETFGWTPQEGKLHMVNDYFSPAEWNVIVEVLGPNPRHLFELYALKQSNYYQKIMEDRSSTFEDIVDAYLAYLQITVVNPAMDKALSLLQKFAVDARSGKVSKDKLRFGAPWRHPPPASNTESLTQWAKLQLLDFVQSLVSTEFGINYLADCSLEILDDPSALALVEVGLLYAQRDPSFIRPISRGIQRCLVRWLVQERLQMSFRGSLRYMWQRSIRGRSYRHLMLQVGYK; translated from the exons ATGGTAAACAAACCCTGGAGAATCATCCCACGGCCTCTCCTGGAAACAATCCTCAACAATCACGCCAATCATCACCGTGTTCCTCAGCCTCTCATTCTCCACGGCCCGCGTGGCGTGGGCAAAACGACTCTCATTCTCGAAA GGCTTATGGAGAGGTGGAATGAAGGGGTTCATGTAACAGGATATGTGGATTTAGCTGAATCGATTGAGTCGAATCACCCGAAACACGGGCATTCGTATCCGTGGGCGTCTTGGTCGGTTTGTAAACCGCCAGGGCTTAGTAATGTGACATCTCAGCTTGATAGTTGTCTCGAGAATATGGCGTATAAGGGAATTGAACTTGGCACGATTAGTTCGGATCAAATTTATAGAACTATGAGTAAATGGCATAATTTGAATGCGTCAGTTAAGGAGGTTTTGAAGGGGGATTTAGGTGGGGGGAGGAGGGAGGTTTCGGGGGTGAGGTTGTGGGAGAATGCAGTGCGTAGGTTAAGTGTTCGAGGAAATGTGGAGGAGAGGGGCGGGGTTTTGGGGGTGGGGGAGAAGAGTAGGAGTTTGAGGGTTGAGGAGGGGGAGTATTATAGGGAAGCTGTAGCGGCGTTGAGGTTGGCGAAGGAGGTTATTAAGGTGCAGCAGAAGTGGAGAGGGAATGCTGTTAGGGAATTGAATGAGAAAGGGGGGTTTTCGAGGTCGTTGGCAAATTCGGCTACTGATTGGCCGTGTCTTTTATTGGAACTTTTGTCTGCTGCTTCAGAATTTGATTATTTTCAG CCGAAATTGGTGATCAACAATATTGATGTCCTAAAGAATGCCGAATTAGTAGATAATACAATGGTCCGTGGATCATTGTATCACGACAGTCTGATATGGAGAATAATAGCTTTGGGTGCCAATGAAAGAATTCTCCCAGTCATTCTTTTGACGTCAGACAG CTATTATTCATACCGAGCTTTTATGGATTTTGGGTTTCCAGATATTTTCATCTCTCGAGAG ACCTTTGGATGGACTCCTCAAGAGGGTAAACTGCATATGGTTAATGATTATTTCAGTCCTGCCGAG TGGAATGTGATTGTTGAGGTTCTAGGGCCAAACCCACGGCATCTGTTTGAGCTATATGCACTTAAACAAAGCAACTATTACCAAAA GATCATGGAAGATAGGAGCAGTACATTTGAGGACATTGTAGATGCATATTTGGCGTATTTGCAA ATAACAGTGGTGAATCCTGCCATGGATAAAGCGTTGTCACTCTTGCAAAAGTTTGCTGTTGATGCACGGAGTGGTAAGGTTTCAAAAGATAAACTGCGGTTTGGAGCCCCTTGGAGACACCCTCCACCTGCAAGCAACACTGAGTCACTCACACAGTGGGCCAAGCTTCAACTACTAGACTTTGTTCAGTCTCTAGTTAGCACGGAATTTGGG ATCAACTATCTGGCTGATTGTAGCCTTGAGATCTTGGACGATCCTTCAGCTCTTGCATTAGTAGAG GTCGGCTTGCTTTATGCCCAGCGAGATCCATCCTTCATTCGCCCTATATCTCGTGGTATTCAGAGATGTCTTGTGAGATG GCTTGTCCAGGAAAGACTGCAGATGAGCTTTCGGGGTTCACTCCGCTATATGTGGCAGCGTAGTATAAGAGGCCGTAGCTACCGTCATTTAATGTTACAAGTAGGCTATAAGTAA